A single window of Archangium gephyra DNA harbors:
- a CDS encoding BsuPI-related putative proteinase inhibitor has product MRIGTTRIASLLPVWTLALLVSLVAFPAAADPLTVRVFTDKATYERGEQALITMEVKNTSALPVTTSYSTSQKYDFTARDANGTTVWTWSYGKTFGSGTSKTFAAGETLVIQETWAFVNDAGSGVFDGTFSITGTFLGNYLGRSGAKTGSQDVSLFTPDPLQVTFAADKSSYSKLSSSPAVLTLTVTNIAPYAVTIDFANGQSFDFSAKNASGTTVWTWSNGKTFDPAPVQAVLAPGESLQYTGSWTLRNNSGSAVADGYYTVGGTFLGQYYGAVQPKGGESTVRVYTLF; this is encoded by the coding sequence ATGCGGATTGGAACAACTCGGATTGCCTCGTTGCTGCCGGTGTGGACGCTTGCACTGCTCGTGTCGCTCGTGGCGTTCCCGGCGGCCGCGGACCCCCTGACGGTCCGTGTCTTCACCGACAAGGCCACCTACGAGCGCGGTGAGCAGGCCCTCATCACCATGGAGGTGAAGAACACTTCCGCCCTGCCCGTGACGACCTCGTACTCCACCAGCCAGAAGTACGACTTCACCGCGCGTGACGCCAACGGCACCACCGTGTGGACCTGGTCCTACGGCAAGACCTTCGGCTCCGGGACCAGCAAGACCTTCGCCGCGGGCGAGACGCTGGTCATCCAGGAGACCTGGGCCTTCGTCAACGACGCGGGGAGCGGCGTGTTCGACGGCACCTTCAGCATCACCGGGACCTTCCTGGGCAACTACCTGGGCCGGAGCGGTGCCAAGACGGGCTCGCAGGACGTCTCCCTGTTCACCCCGGATCCACTCCAGGTGACGTTCGCGGCCGACAAGAGCTCGTACTCGAAGCTGTCGTCCTCCCCGGCCGTGCTGACCCTGACGGTCACCAACATCGCCCCCTACGCGGTGACGATCGACTTCGCCAACGGGCAGAGCTTCGACTTCAGCGCGAAGAACGCCAGCGGCACCACCGTGTGGACCTGGTCCAACGGCAAGACCTTCGACCCGGCGCCGGTGCAGGCCGTGCTCGCCCCCGGTGAGTCCCTCCAGTACACGGGCTCGTGGACGCTCCGGAACAACAGCGGCTCAGCGGTCGCCGATGGCTACTACACGGTCGGCGGCACCTTCCTCGGCCAGTACTACGGCGCGGTCCAGCCCAAGGGCGGCGAGAGCACGGTTCGCGTGTACACGCTGTTCTGA
- a CDS encoding DUF2780 domain-containing protein, with translation MDFIGQLSQQLGVDSNQAQGLAGSLLKLVQGTVKEKMGTEAADQMGQAIPEMQGWQQQAQTQPAAQPESGGGLMGALGGLGGLLGGQGQSSGGGGGGLMGALGGAMGQAGEVAGVVALLQRFNLDASKAALVAPLLLNFLKSRLDPKLVGGILAVMPMLANLGSGGGGNTPDGGGGQGGGGLGGLLGGLIR, from the coding sequence ATGGACTTCATCGGACAGCTCTCGCAGCAGCTTGGCGTGGACTCCAACCAGGCGCAGGGGCTCGCGGGCTCGTTGCTCAAACTGGTGCAGGGGACCGTGAAGGAGAAGATGGGGACGGAGGCGGCGGACCAGATGGGCCAGGCCATTCCCGAGATGCAGGGGTGGCAGCAGCAGGCGCAGACGCAGCCGGCCGCGCAGCCGGAGTCCGGTGGTGGACTGATGGGAGCGCTGGGCGGGCTGGGCGGACTCCTGGGGGGTCAGGGCCAGTCGTCCGGAGGCGGGGGCGGCGGGCTGATGGGCGCGCTCGGTGGTGCGATGGGGCAGGCGGGTGAGGTGGCGGGGGTCGTGGCGCTGCTGCAGCGCTTCAACCTCGATGCGAGCAAGGCCGCGCTGGTAGCGCCGCTGCTGCTCAACTTCCTCAAGTCCCGGCTGGATCCGAAGCTGGTGGGGGGCATCCTCGCGGTGATGCCGATGCTCGCCAACCTGGGCAGCGGTGGCGGTGGCAACACGCCGGACGGCGGGGGCGGCCAGGGGGGTGGAGGCCTGGGCGGGCTGCTGGGTGGCCTCATCCGCTGA
- a CDS encoding phosphate ABC transporter substrate-binding protein, translating to MRPQPRSLLVLALLGLLSGCRRPSGSEGEDAGTQAPPTPGLQGAVTVKGSDTMVLLGQRWAEHFMKTHPEAKIQVTGGGSGTGIAALINGTTDIAMSSRPIKDTERQQAHQRHPSGPVELPVALDGITFYVHESNPVEALSLEQLKAIYLGDLTRWKDVGGKDAPIVVYSRENSSGTYVFVKDEVLGGEDFTVRALTLPGTAAVVNAVGLERNGIGYGGAAYARGVKELKVKKDAASEAIAPTPQNIQNGSYPLSRRLYFYLPRKATGATRAFLDYVLSPEGQELATTVGYFPVQ from the coding sequence ATGAGACCGCAGCCCCGCTCGCTCCTCGTCCTCGCGCTCCTCGGCCTGCTGTCCGGATGCAGACGTCCGTCCGGTTCCGAGGGAGAGGACGCGGGCACCCAGGCCCCTCCCACGCCGGGCCTCCAGGGCGCCGTGACGGTGAAGGGCTCGGACACCATGGTGCTGCTCGGCCAGCGCTGGGCCGAGCACTTCATGAAGACGCACCCGGAAGCGAAGATCCAGGTGACGGGCGGAGGCTCGGGCACGGGCATCGCGGCGCTCATCAACGGCACCACCGACATCGCCATGTCCAGCCGCCCCATCAAGGACACCGAGCGGCAGCAGGCCCACCAGCGCCATCCCTCCGGCCCCGTCGAGCTCCCCGTGGCCCTGGACGGCATCACCTTCTATGTCCACGAGAGCAACCCCGTGGAGGCGCTCTCCCTCGAGCAGCTCAAGGCCATCTACCTGGGCGACCTCACCCGCTGGAAGGACGTGGGCGGCAAGGACGCCCCCATCGTCGTCTATTCACGGGAGAACTCCTCGGGCACCTACGTCTTCGTGAAGGACGAGGTGCTCGGCGGCGAGGACTTCACCGTGCGGGCCCTGACCCTGCCCGGCACCGCGGCGGTGGTGAACGCGGTGGGCCTGGAGCGCAACGGCATCGGCTACGGCGGCGCCGCCTATGCCAGGGGCGTCAAGGAGTTGAAGGTGAAGAAGGACGCGGCGAGCGAGGCCATCGCCCCTACCCCCCAGAACATCCAGAACGGCTCCTATCCGCTCTCGCGCCGCCTCTACTTCTACCTGCCCCGGAAGGCCACCGGCGCGACCCGTG